The Kitasatospora setae KM-6054 genome contains a region encoding:
- a CDS encoding FtsX-like permease family protein — MVGFVVRRLHGRLPLAAAALLTVLITTSVLTALVAFDRGAAEAGLRRALQGAGAARATVLVGGDRAVGDRARDDAAVAAYGRELFGALPVSAESVARSRSYGLPGAADRPDLTVLAALDRGRTALLAGAWPTAGPPAGAGAVQAAVPQNALAGLGVDAAALPARLELTDRFTGRPLTVEVTGVYRAADPSDPYWRTDPAAGRGVQVLAYTTYGPLLVDDAVFTSGAVAQASRSWLLRADFAGLAPEDAAALRGRVAAAGAGLQRDAGLTASTELDGQLGELASDAQVARATLLVGALQLVVLAGAALLLVVHLLADRQAAENRLLVARGAARGRVGAFAAGEAVLLAAPAALLAPLLTPWLVRLLAETGPLAGAGLDAAVPWTVWPVAAACALGCVLLTALATAARSAGAAVLRRVGRQRARASAVLRSGADVALLALAAVAYRQLARYSGVSHGVDPLLVVAPTLALCAGTVLVLRLLPPVSRLGERWAARSAGLGPALAGWQLARRPGRAAGPVLLLVLAVSVGMLAIGQRASWADSQRDQAAFATAGGLRITASALPAAGQGGVYAALPGGERIVPVARRDVPLPRGATATVLLLDAGRAAEHLRIRADLLDGHDARTVFTPLASQPEGGLPLPSPRIELDVTTDGGASPGAGPGRATDASLSPSVPALSLLVRDRFGLVQSVPAPVLAGGAQHLAVDLAAGGAGGAGGPGGPGGAGGPGGRLAGPFALVGLALEVPGTAGSLRVDGLSAAASADWSVTGPGATVVPGAGRLPVVSWPAAPGPVRRLVLAPAGRPAAPELSAVATASYLAAVGAKVGESVPVPFGTATLRARVTAAVTALPATEGPAVALDLAAVDRHLDARGEVAVAASEWWLPAAGPGDDAPRRAAAELRAAPFAQRTLEQGALAGRLRGDPLGAAPQSALAALAVAAVALAAIGCAASAAGAAAERSREFAVLAALGAPRRRLLRTVAAEQGVLALLGVGTGLLLGALLVRLVVPLVVLTPAAARPLPEVLVRLPLGQVAALAAVAGAALLLPALLAGRRGRDLGTRLRGSEEP, encoded by the coding sequence ATGGTCGGCTTCGTCGTGCGCCGGCTGCACGGGCGGCTGCCGCTGGCGGCGGCCGCGCTGCTGACCGTGCTGATCACCACCTCGGTGCTGACCGCGCTGGTGGCGTTCGACCGGGGCGCGGCGGAGGCCGGGCTGCGGCGGGCCCTCCAGGGCGCGGGCGCGGCGCGGGCCACCGTACTGGTCGGCGGCGACCGGGCGGTGGGCGACCGGGCCCGGGACGACGCGGCGGTGGCGGCGTACGGCCGCGAGCTGTTCGGTGCGCTGCCGGTCAGCGCCGAGAGCGTGGCCCGCAGCCGCTCGTACGGTCTGCCGGGGGCCGCCGACCGGCCCGACCTGACGGTGCTGGCCGCCCTCGACCGGGGCCGCACCGCGCTGCTCGCCGGCGCCTGGCCCACCGCCGGGCCGCCCGCCGGCGCCGGTGCCGTCCAGGCCGCCGTCCCGCAGAACGCGCTGGCCGGGCTGGGGGTGGACGCGGCGGCGCTGCCGGCCCGCCTGGAGCTGACGGACCGCTTCACCGGCCGGCCGCTGACCGTCGAGGTGACGGGTGTGTACCGGGCCGCCGACCCGTCCGACCCGTACTGGCGCACCGACCCGGCGGCCGGGCGCGGCGTGCAGGTGCTGGCGTACACCACGTACGGGCCGCTGCTGGTGGACGACGCGGTGTTCACCTCCGGCGCGGTCGCCCAGGCGAGCCGGAGCTGGCTGCTGCGGGCCGACTTCGCGGGCCTCGCCCCCGAGGACGCGGCGGCGCTGCGCGGCCGGGTCGCGGCGGCCGGGGCCGGGCTGCAGCGGGACGCGGGGCTGACCGCGAGCACCGAACTGGACGGGCAGCTCGGCGAACTCGCCTCGGACGCGCAGGTCGCCCGCGCGACGCTGCTGGTCGGCGCGCTGCAACTGGTGGTGCTGGCGGGCGCGGCGCTGCTGCTGGTGGTGCACCTGCTGGCGGACCGGCAGGCGGCGGAGAACCGGCTGCTGGTGGCGCGCGGCGCCGCCCGCGGGCGGGTCGGCGCGTTCGCGGCGGGCGAGGCGGTGCTGCTGGCGGCGCCGGCGGCGCTGCTCGCCCCGCTGCTGACGCCCTGGCTGGTGCGGCTGCTGGCGGAGACCGGCCCGCTGGCGGGCGCCGGGCTGGACGCGGCGGTGCCGTGGACGGTGTGGCCGGTCGCGGCGGCCTGCGCGCTGGGCTGCGTGCTGCTCACGGCGCTGGCCACGGCCGCCCGGTCGGCGGGCGCCGCGGTGCTGCGCCGGGTCGGACGGCAGCGGGCCCGCGCGTCGGCGGTGCTGCGCTCGGGCGCGGACGTGGCGCTGCTCGCGCTGGCCGCGGTCGCCTACCGGCAGCTGGCCCGCTACTCGGGCGTCTCGCACGGGGTGGACCCGCTGCTGGTGGTGGCGCCGACGCTGGCGCTGTGCGCGGGCACGGTGCTGGTGCTGCGGCTGCTGCCGCCGGTCTCCCGGCTCGGCGAACGGTGGGCGGCCCGGTCGGCGGGGCTCGGCCCGGCCCTGGCCGGCTGGCAGCTGGCCCGCCGCCCCGGCCGGGCCGCCGGGCCGGTCCTGCTGCTGGTGCTGGCCGTGTCGGTGGGCATGCTGGCGATCGGCCAGCGCGCCTCCTGGGCGGACTCGCAACGCGATCAGGCCGCGTTCGCCACCGCCGGCGGCCTGCGCATCACCGCCTCCGCCCTGCCGGCCGCCGGCCAGGGCGGCGTGTACGCGGCCCTGCCCGGCGGCGAGCGGATCGTGCCGGTGGCCCGCCGCGACGTCCCGCTGCCCCGGGGCGCGACGGCGACCGTCCTGCTCCTCGACGCGGGCCGCGCCGCCGAACACCTCCGGATCCGCGCCGACCTGCTCGACGGCCACGACGCCCGCACGGTCTTCACCCCGCTGGCCTCCCAGCCGGAGGGCGGCCTGCCGCTGCCCTCGCCCCGGATCGAACTGGACGTGACGACGGACGGAGGCGCGAGCCCCGGCGCGGGCCCCGGCCGGGCGACGGACGCGAGCCTGAGCCCGAGCGTGCCCGCGCTGTCGCTGCTGGTGCGTGACCGCTTCGGGCTGGTCCAGTCCGTTCCGGCGCCGGTCCTGGCGGGTGGGGCGCAGCACCTGGCGGTCGATCTGGCGGCGGGCGGTGCGGGCGGTGCGGGTGGTCCGGGCGGTCCGGGCGGTGCGGGCGGTCCGGGCGGGCGGCTCGCGGGGCCGTTCGCCCTGGTCGGGCTGGCGCTGGAGGTGCCCGGTACGGCCGGGAGCCTGCGGGTCGACGGCCTCTCCGCCGCGGCTTCCGCCGACTGGTCGGTGACCGGTCCGGGCGCGACGGTCGTGCCGGGTGCCGGGCGGCTGCCCGTCGTGTCCTGGCCGGCCGCCCCCGGTCCGGTCCGGCGCCTGGTGCTGGCCCCGGCCGGGCGGCCGGCGGCCCCGGAGCTGTCCGCGGTCGCGACCGCGTCGTACCTGGCGGCGGTCGGGGCGAAGGTGGGCGAGTCCGTCCCGGTGCCGTTCGGTACGGCGACCCTGCGGGCGCGGGTGACGGCGGCGGTGACGGCGCTGCCGGCGACCGAGGGCCCGGCGGTCGCGCTGGACCTGGCCGCCGTCGACCGGCACCTGGACGCCCGCGGCGAGGTCGCGGTCGCCGCGTCCGAGTGGTGGCTCCCGGCCGCCGGGCCCGGCGACGACGCCCCGCGCCGGGCGGCCGCCGAGTTGCGGGCCGCGCCGTTCGCGCAGCGCACCCTGGAGCAGGGCGCGCTGGCGGGGCGGTTGCGCGGCGATCCGCTGGGCGCGGCTCCGCAGTCGGCGTTGGCGGCGCTCGCGGTGGCGGCGGTGGCGCTGGCCGCGATCGGCTGCGCCGCCTCGGCGGCGGGCGCGGCCGCGGAGCGTTCCCGCGAGTTCGCGGTGCTGGCCGCGCTGGGCGCGCCGCGCCGCCGCCTGCTGCGGACGGTGGCGGCGGAGCAGGGTGTGCTGGCCCTGCTGGGCGTGGGCACCGGTCTGCTGCTGGGCGCCCTGCTGGTGCGCCTGGTGGTGCCGTTGGTGGTGCTGACCCCGGCGGCGGCCCGCCCGCTGCCGGAGGTCCTGGTCCGCCTTCCGCTCGGCCAGGTCGCCGCCTTGGCGGCGGTGGCCGGGGCGGCCCTGCTGCTGCCCGCCCTGCTGGCGGGTCGGCGCGGCCGCGACCTGGGCACCCGCCTGCGCGGTTCGGAGGAGCCGTGA